A DNA window from Pungitius pungitius chromosome 1, fPunPun2.1, whole genome shotgun sequence contains the following coding sequences:
- the ubiad1 gene encoding ubiA prenyltransferase domain-containing protein 1, with amino-acid sequence MAKEPKQGRVETFVLAGSNGHNGREWQTGLSSSAHHPPGANPTSRMARVASDVRHKCAAYVLALRPWSFSASLTPVALGSALAYKLGGSVDLVILMVCAVTVLVVHGAGNLVNTYYDFSKGIDHKKSDDRTLVDEILAPQDVVMFGALLYSLGCLCATLLFFLSTLRLEHLALIYFGGLSSSFLYTGGIGLKYVALGDVVILITFGPLAVMFSHAVQVGYLSVLPLVYAVPLALNTEAILHSNNTRDMDSDKQAGIVTLAILIGPTLSYVLYNVLLFVPYVLFCILATRYTISMALPLLTLPMAFPLEKLFRSRCYAKIPQKTAKLNLLMGLFYVFGIILAPPGSLPSL; translated from the exons ATGGCCAAAGAGCCGAAACAAGGCCGCGTGGAAACGTTTGTACTGGCTGGATCAAACGGTCACAATGGCCGAGAGTGGCAGACTGGTCTGAGTAGCTCGGCCCACCATCCCCCGGGCGCCAACCCCACGTCGAGGATGGCCCGCGTGGCTTCGGACGTGAGGCACAAGTGTGCGGCCTACGTGCTCGCGCTGAGGCCGTGGAGCTTTAGTGCCTCGCTCACGCCGGTGGCCCTCGGCAGCGCCTTGGCGTACAAATTGGGGGGCTCGGTGGACTTGGTCATCCTAATGGTGTGCGCGGTGACCGTCCTCGTGGTCCACGGGGCGGGAAACCTCGTGAACACCTACTATGACTTCTCCAAAGGGATTGACCACAAGAAGAGTGACGACAGGACTCTGGTGGATGAAATCTTGGCGCCGCAGGATGTGGTCATGTTCGGAGCCTTGTTGTATTCTTTGGGGTGCTTGTGTGCCACTCTGCTCTTTTTCCTGTCTACGCTTCGACTGGAGCACCTAGCCCTCATTTACTTCGGGGGACTGTCCAGCTCTTTTTTATATACCGGAG GCATCGGCCTCAAATACGTGGCCCTGGGAGACGTGGTGATCCTCATCACCTTCGGCCCGCTGGCGGTCATGTTTTCCCACGCGGTGCAGGTGGGCTACCTGTCGGTGTTGCCGCTGGTGTACGCCGTGCCGCTGGCCCTCAACACAGAAGCCATCCTCCACAGCAACAACACCAGGGACATGGACTCTGACAAGCAGGCGGGCATCGTCACCCTGGCCATCCTGATAGGCCCCACGCTGTCCTACGTCCTCTACAACGTCCTGCTCTTTGTGCCCTACGTGCTGTTTTGCATCCTCGCCACCCGGTACACCATCAGCATGGCGCTGCCTCTGCTCACGCTGCCCATGGCCTTCCCTTTGGAGAAGCTGTTCCGCAGCCGGTGCTACGCCAAGATCCCCCAGAAGACGGCCAAGCTCAATCTCCTCATGGGACTTTTCTACGTGTTCGGGATCATTCTggccccccccgggagcttgCCGTCACTGTGA